The following coding sequences are from one Pocillopora verrucosa isolate sample1 chromosome 5, ASM3666991v2, whole genome shotgun sequence window:
- the LOC131797121 gene encoding uncharacterized protein: MDINAQKTKIPSKENLGDCLQKASSLLSVAAILMTVSLFVRSETNTKMLDSKFTLKIQGMGDALESMRAACQVLREDRDISNGRKQDVKIVRRSLTTNRSDSVNQAEADTGFRKYMTSLVTESIGTYCLSPGKVCVAGPRGPRGIPGNRGKRGPRGSKGKTGGKGIMGSPGKSGKSGMKGDVGNPGMKGEKGDKGVPGHPGPKGEPGQSISAPNVDVFPASHTITENQTATFSCSADGNPKPRVTWSKMSGAGQVNMNGHDNKLQIKNATYNDSGSYVCMATSILGKAQKTVKLTVEAPPRFIHTPERLTKVPANSVASVRCRAFGFPPPTVVWSREFVSLPQGRTTIAKNGTLIIANFGPLDSGTYRCKASNKLGSVSVLTTLHYDEQALQIASTILAGNLDYKSKLHQFLKPAVGSHPRWVLCYRASSHGWAAGIFHRRCDGKLNTVSIIKVGQYVFGGYTDISWESSGGYTSTSKAFIFSLRNKEGLAPFKSLVSLPGYAIYRSSSYGPTFGGGFDIAISDNANSNTNSYTHFGSYYSLPSGIKDRKTILAGTYKFTPDEVEVFYLG; encoded by the exons ATGGATATCAACGCACAGAAAACGAAAATTCCATCAAAAGAAAATCTTGGTGACTGTCTTCAAAAGGCTTCATCGCTGTTGTCTGTTGCGGCCATTCTGATGACGGTGTCTCTCTTTGTTAGATCGGAGACAAACACAAAAATGCTGGATTCAAAATTTACTCTGAAAATTCAAGGAATGGGGGATGCTCTCGAATCTATGAGGGCTGCTTGCCAAGTTCTTCGTGAAGACCGAGACATTTCGAACG GTAGGAAACAAGACGTCAAAATTGTACGCCGCAGCTTAACGACCAACCGGAGCGACTCAGTTAATCAAGCAGAGGCCGACACTGGTTTCAGGAAGTACATGACCTCTCTTGTAACTGAGTCCATAGGGACTTACTGCCTCTCCCCTGGTAAAGTCTGCGTGGCAGGGCCTCGGGGACCAAGGGGAATTCCGGGAAATCGCGGTAAACGAGGTCCAAGGGGATCTAAAGGAAAAACGGGAGGGAAAGGCATTATGGGATCACCTGGCAAATCTGGAAAATCGGGAATGAAAGGAGATGTTGGAAATCCTGGAATGAAGGGAGAAAAGG GTGACAAAGGAGTTCCTGGTCATCCGGGACCTAAAGGTGAACCTGGCCAGTCCATATCTGCTCCAAATGTTGATGTTTTTCCTGCCTCACATACAATCACTGAGAACCAGACCGCCACGTTTAGCTGCTCAGCTGATGGCAATCCAAAACCCAGAGTAACTTGGAGTAAAATGAGTGGTGCAGGACAAGTCAATATGAACGGTCACGATAATAAGTTGCAGATCAAAAATGCTACTTATAACGACTCAGGAAGCTATGTTTGTATGGCCACAAGTATCTTGGGAAAAGCTCAGAAGACGGTGAAACTTACAGTTGAAG cgcctCCACGTTTCATCCATACTCCGGAGAGGCTTACTAAAGTCCCTGCGAACTCAGTCGCCTCTGTTCGTTGCCGAGCTTTTGGTTTTCCGCCACCAACTGTAGTTTGGTCGAGAGAATTTGTCTCATTACCGCAAGGCCGGACCACGATTGCTAAGAATGGCACCCTTATTATAGCCAACTTTGGTCCTTTAGATAGTGGTACATATCGGTGCAAAGCCAGCAACAAGCTTGGATCCGTTAGTGTGCTAACAACCTTACATTATGATGAACAAG cacTTCAAATAGCCTCGACTATATTAGCAGGTAATTTGGATTATAAAAGCAAACTCCATCAGTTTTTGAAACCTGCTGTTGGAAGTCATCCTCGATGGGTGCTGTGCTACCGCGCCTCCTCTCACGGCTGGGCGGCCGGTATTTTCCACAGAAGGTGTGATGGGAAACTGAACACAGTTTCCATCATAAAAGTTGGACAGTACGTGTTTGGAGGATACACGGACATTTCATGGG AGTCCAGTGGTGGCTACACAAGTACTTCCAAGGCGTTCATATTTTCTCTCCGAAATAAAGAAGGATTGGCACCATTCAAGAGCCTGGTTAGTTTGCCTGGTTATGCTATTTACAGGAGTTCAAGCTATGGGCCCACATTTGGTGGAGGATTCGACATTGCTATTAGTGATAATGCAAACAGTAACACAAACTCCTACACACACTTTGGCTCTTATTATTCACTCCCAAGTGGTATAAAGGACCGAAAAACAATCCTGGCTGGGACTTATAAGTTCACACCTGATGAGGTGGAGGTTTTCTATCTTGGTTGA
- the LOC136280666 gene encoding uncharacterized protein — translation MDINAQKTKISSSQKLGDCLQKASSLLSVAAILMTVSLFVRSETNTKMLDSKFTLKIQEMGDALESVRAACQVLREDQDISNGRKQDVKIVRRSLTTNRSDSVNQAEADTGFRKYMTSLVTESIGTYCLSPGKVCVAGPRGPRGIPGNRGKRGPRGSKGKTGGKGIMGSPGKSGKPGMKGDVGNPGMKGEKGMNQELLTLYFCLSLFIIVIVIRNKISGNFCKIDAICASSHGWAASIFHRRCDGKRNTVSIIKVGQYVFGGYTDVPWESSGRWTGTSKAFIFSLRNKEGLAPFKSLVTTPKYAIHRSSSNGLTFGRGHDIVIRDNANSNTNSYTFFGDSYSIPSGIKDQKTILAGTYSFTPDEVEVFYLG, via the exons ATGGATATCAACGCacagaaaacgaaaatttcATCAAGTCAAAAACTTGGTGACTGTCTTCAAAAGGCTTCATCGTTGTTGTCTGTTGCGGCCATTCTGATGACGGTGTCTCTCTTTGTTAGATCGGAGACAAACACAAAAATGCTGGATTCAAAATTTACTctgaaaattcaagaaatggGGGATGCTCTCGAATCTGTGAGGGCTGCTTGCCAAGTTCTTCGTGAAGACCAAGACATTTCAAACg GTAGGAAACAAGACGTCAAAATTGTACGCCGCAGCTTAACGACCAACCGGAGCGACTCAGTTAATCAAGCAGAGGCCGACACTGGTTTCAGGAAGTACATGACCTCTCTTGTAACTGAGTCCATAGGGACTTACTGCCTCTCCCCTGGTAAAGTCTGCGTGGCAGGGCCTCGGGGACCAAGGGGAATTCCGGGAAATCGCGGTAAACGAGGTCCAAGGGGATCTAAAGGAAAAACGGGAGGGAAAGGCATTATGGGATCACCCGGCAAATCTGGAAAACCGGGAATGAAAGGAGATGTTGGAAATCCTGGAATGAAGGGAGAAAAGGGTATGAATCAAGAGCTATTGACACTTTATTTCTGTCTTTCCTTATTTATAATAGTCATTGTCATTAGGAACAAAATAAGTGGAAATTTT TGTAAAATTGATGCAATCTGCGCCTCCTCGCACGGCTGGGCGGCCAGTATCTTCCACAGAAGGTGTGATGGGAAACGGAATACAGTTTCCATCATAAAAGTTGGACAGTACGTGTTTGGAGGATACACGGACGTTCCATGGG AGTCTAGTGGTCGCTGGACAGGTACTTCCAAGGCGTTCATATTTTCTCTCCGAAATAAAGAAGGATTGGCACCATTCAAGAGCCTGGTTACTACGCCTAAATATGCTATTCACAGGAGTTCAAGCAATGGGCTCACATTCGGTAGAGGACACGACATTGTTATTAGAGATAATGCAAACAGTAACACAAACTCCTACACATTCTTTGGCGATTCTTATTCAATCCCAAGTGGTATAAAGGACCAAAAAACAATCCTGGCTGGGACTTATAGCTTCACACCTGATGAGGTGGAGGTTTTCTATCTTGGTTGA